Proteins encoded together in one Formosa sp. Hel3_A1_48 window:
- a CDS encoding alpha-ketoacid dehydrogenase subunit alpha/beta, which produces MSTKNKLAENITFEEFRLEVINDYKIAVTSRECSLLGRREVLTGKAKFGIFGGGKELPQLAWAKAFKNGDFRSGYYRDQTFMMAIGELSIEQFFAGLYAHTDINFDPMSAGRQMGGHFVTHSLDDNFNWKNLTAQKNSSSDISPTAAQMPRLLGLAQASKVYKELTTDASNFSKNGKEVAWGTIGNASTSEGLFFETINAAGVLQVPMVISVWDDDYGISVHAKHQTTKESISKVLSGFQRDQNDNGYEILKVKGWDYVELINTYEKAGRIAREEHVPVLIHVDELTQPQGHSTSGSHERYKNPKRLQWERSNDCNLKFKNWIIANGIATEDELFALEKQIKTTVKESKIKAWNDFLKPIKSDCLKAIDLIKAAASNSPQRVFIDKELSALEALKDPMRKDVLGVSRSVLKYFINDESTAKRALVNWINQYTKETQTKYSSLLYSESPKRPENIEAVPPTYDPTPNFVDGRVILRDNFDQIFSKYPEALIFGQDSGAIGDVNQGLEGLQEKYGATRIADVGIREATIIGQGIGMALRGLRPIAEIQYLDYILYALQTISDDLATLHYRTFGKQKAPIIIRTRGHRLEGIWHSGSPMGSILGLIRGVHVLVPRNMTKAAGFYNTLFESDQPALVVECLNGYRLKEKRPNNLGAFKTKIGVVENLKTGNDLTFVSYGSTLRIVEQAARELTEVGIDAEIIDVQSLIPFDTNNDISKSLEKTNRLLIVDEDVPGGASAYILSEILKQNNAYENLDSKPQMLTAQAHRPAYGSDGDYFSKPSKEDIFEAAYAIMHESDPSAFPKLR; this is translated from the coding sequence ATGTCTACAAAAAACAAGCTTGCTGAAAACATAACTTTTGAAGAATTTAGATTAGAAGTTATAAATGACTACAAAATTGCCGTCACAAGCCGTGAATGTAGTTTGCTTGGCCGTCGCGAGGTATTGACAGGCAAAGCAAAATTTGGAATTTTTGGGGGAGGTAAAGAACTTCCTCAGCTCGCTTGGGCTAAAGCGTTCAAAAATGGTGATTTTAGATCTGGATATTACCGCGATCAGACGTTCATGATGGCAATTGGTGAATTGAGCATTGAGCAATTCTTTGCTGGTCTTTACGCACATACCGATATCAATTTTGATCCTATGAGTGCAGGTCGCCAAATGGGTGGACATTTTGTAACACACTCACTGGACGATAATTTCAATTGGAAAAATCTAACTGCACAAAAAAATTCAAGTTCAGACATCTCTCCTACTGCAGCGCAAATGCCACGCTTATTAGGTTTAGCTCAAGCCTCAAAAGTTTATAAGGAATTAACTACTGATGCCTCTAATTTTTCCAAAAATGGCAAAGAAGTAGCTTGGGGAACCATAGGTAATGCGAGTACAAGCGAGGGCTTATTTTTTGAAACTATTAACGCCGCAGGAGTATTACAAGTTCCGATGGTGATAAGTGTATGGGACGATGATTACGGTATCTCAGTTCACGCCAAACATCAAACAACAAAAGAAAGTATTTCTAAAGTCTTAAGCGGCTTTCAAAGAGATCAAAATGATAATGGATATGAAATTCTAAAGGTTAAAGGGTGGGATTATGTAGAACTCATAAACACCTATGAAAAGGCAGGTCGCATTGCGCGTGAAGAGCACGTGCCAGTGCTTATACATGTGGACGAACTTACTCAACCACAAGGCCATTCCACTTCAGGATCTCATGAGCGGTACAAAAATCCTAAACGCCTTCAATGGGAACGTTCGAATGACTGTAATTTAAAGTTTAAAAATTGGATTATAGCCAATGGCATCGCTACTGAGGATGAATTATTCGCCTTAGAAAAACAGATTAAAACAACAGTAAAAGAAAGTAAAATAAAAGCGTGGAACGATTTTTTAAAGCCTATTAAATCCGATTGTTTAAAAGCAATCGATTTGATCAAGGCCGCTGCATCAAACTCACCACAAAGAGTTTTTATTGATAAAGAACTTTCTGCTCTTGAAGCCTTGAAAGATCCAATGCGTAAAGACGTTTTAGGCGTGTCTAGAAGTGTTTTAAAATATTTTATTAATGACGAATCAACTGCAAAAAGAGCCTTAGTAAATTGGATAAATCAGTATACCAAAGAAACACAAACCAAGTACAGCAGCTTACTTTACAGCGAATCGCCAAAAAGACCTGAAAATATTGAAGCTGTTCCGCCTACCTATGACCCAACACCAAATTTTGTAGATGGGCGCGTAATATTACGTGATAATTTCGACCAAATTTTTTCAAAATATCCTGAAGCGCTTATATTTGGACAAGATTCAGGTGCCATTGGTGATGTTAATCAAGGTTTAGAGGGGCTGCAAGAGAAATACGGAGCAACACGCATTGCAGACGTTGGTATTCGTGAAGCCACTATTATAGGCCAAGGCATCGGAATGGCTTTACGAGGTCTTCGACCAATTGCCGAAATTCAGTATCTAGATTATATCCTCTATGCATTACAGACCATTAGTGATGATTTGGCTACACTTCATTACAGAACTTTTGGAAAACAAAAGGCTCCAATAATCATAAGAACAAGAGGACACCGTTTAGAGGGTATTTGGCATTCGGGATCACCAATGGGAAGTATTCTAGGACTTATAAGAGGAGTACATGTACTCGTTCCAAGAAATATGACCAAAGCTGCTGGTTTTTATAATACGCTTTTTGAAAGCGATCAACCAGCACTTGTAGTGGAATGCCTAAACGGTTACCGACTAAAAGAAAAAAGACCAAATAATCTTGGTGCATTTAAAACAAAAATTGGTGTTGTAGAAAACTTAAAAACAGGAAACGATTTGACCTTTGTTTCTTATGGTTCTACGCTTCGTATCGTTGAACAAGCTGCTCGAGAACTTACAGAAGTAGGTATTGATGCTGAAATAATCGATGTGCAATCGCTTATCCCTTTTGATACAAATAATGATATTTCTAAAAGTTTAGAAAAAACAAATCGTTTGCTCATCGTTGACGAGGATGTACCTGGTGGCGCTTCTGCCTATATTTTATCTGAAATTTTAAAGCAAAACAACGCTTACGAAAATCTGGACAGCAAACCTCAGATGCTAACAGCTCAAGCACATCGACCAGCTTACGGATCGGATGGCGACTATTTCAGTAAACCTTCAAAAGAAGATATTTTCGAAGCTGCTTATGCGATTATGCATGAATCTGATCCATCAGCATTTCCAAAACTTAGGTAA
- the nhaC gene encoding Na+/H+ antiporter NhaC: protein MKQHEHLTDQKNKNSTTYKELSIWEALIPVIALVVMLFYNVFFVFGDDALSGSNQFILLLGAAVAAVVGVFNKVSYRQMIDEVAENLKTATAALLILLMVGALAGTWLISGIIPTMIYYGLQILNPNFFLVACVLICAVISIATGSSWTTSATVGIALIGIGETLGISLGMTAGAVLSGAYFGDKMSPLSDTTNLAPAMAGGYLFSHIKYMMITTVPTFIITIILFLIIGLNLEVSGTPDISDKLDAIGKAFYISPLLFIVPIIVIVLIVKKTPPLAALLLGTLLAAVAAIIAQPHILANISGVEELDFKSAYKAVMQAMTVETAVETTSTELNDLFSSSGMSGMLGTIWLIICAMVFGGVMDAIGALSRISNALLSLATSTFGLFASTVASCLALNVTASDQYLALVVPGKMFKKAYKDKGLAPENLSRTLEDSGTVTSVLVPWNTCGAYQSGVLGVSVAEYFVYAFFNWISPFMTLIVAGFSIKIKQLNAK from the coding sequence ATGAAACAACATGAACACTTGACGGACCAAAAAAATAAAAATTCCACAACGTACAAAGAACTTTCCATATGGGAAGCACTCATTCCAGTAATAGCATTAGTTGTGATGTTGTTTTATAATGTGTTTTTTGTTTTCGGAGATGACGCACTAAGTGGAAGTAATCAGTTTATACTTTTATTGGGAGCAGCAGTAGCGGCAGTGGTAGGTGTTTTTAATAAAGTTAGTTATCGTCAAATGATAGATGAAGTAGCCGAAAACCTAAAAACAGCAACAGCTGCATTACTTATTTTACTTATGGTTGGTGCTCTTGCTGGAACATGGCTTATAAGCGGAATTATCCCGACAATGATATATTATGGATTGCAAATTCTTAATCCTAATTTCTTTTTAGTTGCCTGTGTGCTTATTTGCGCCGTAATTTCAATTGCAACAGGCAGCAGCTGGACCACTTCTGCAACTGTTGGTATTGCACTGATTGGCATTGGTGAAACATTAGGTATTTCACTTGGGATGACTGCAGGAGCTGTACTATCAGGCGCTTACTTTGGCGATAAAATGTCGCCACTAAGCGACACAACAAATCTTGCACCTGCTATGGCAGGTGGGTATCTGTTTAGCCATATAAAATATATGATGATTACAACTGTACCCACTTTTATAATCACTATAATACTATTTTTGATTATTGGTTTAAACTTAGAAGTTTCAGGAACTCCTGATATTTCTGATAAGCTCGATGCTATTGGAAAAGCTTTTTATATTTCGCCTCTTCTATTCATTGTTCCTATCATAGTAATTGTTTTGATCGTAAAAAAAACACCGCCATTAGCAGCATTATTATTGGGAACGCTCTTGGCTGCAGTTGCAGCAATTATTGCACAACCGCATATTCTCGCAAATATTAGTGGTGTCGAAGAATTAGATTTTAAATCGGCATACAAAGCAGTGATGCAAGCCATGACAGTTGAAACTGCTGTAGAAACCACAAGCACAGAACTCAATGATTTATTTTCATCGAGTGGCATGAGTGGTATGTTGGGTACCATTTGGCTTATCATATGCGCTATGGTATTTGGTGGTGTAATGGATGCTATTGGTGCATTATCACGGATTAGTAACGCACTTTTAAGCTTAGCCACTTCTACATTTGGCCTTTTTGCTAGTACTGTAGCCAGTTGTTTGGCCCTTAACGTCACCGCTTCAGACCAATATTTAGCGCTTGTGGTCCCTGGAAAAATGTTTAAAAAAGCATATAAAGACAAAGGCTTAGCACCTGAAAATCTAAGTAGGACCCTAGAAGATTCGGGAACAGTAACTTCAGTACTTGTCCCTTGGAATACCTGTGGTGCTTATCAAAGTGGTGTGTTGGGTGTGTCTGTAGCAGAATATTTTGTTTATGCTTTTTTCAATTGGATCAGTCCATTCATGACGCTAATAGTAGCAGGATTTTCAATTAAAATAAAACAACTTAACGCTAAATAA
- a CDS encoding peroxiredoxin, whose protein sequence is MSFVGKKFPNLTVDAMNEMGDTFKVNVLEEAVNNKKKVVLFWYPKDFTFVCPTELHAFEAAKAEFEKRNCIVIGASCDTPEVHFAWLSTSKDNGGIEGVTYPILADSNRNLSSTLGILDITNEEYNEETGVVTVEGDNVTYRATYIIDEKGTVVHESINHMPLGRNVAEFLRLVDAYTHVQEKGEVCPANWEEGKDAMQANAKSTADYLSSH, encoded by the coding sequence ATGTCATTTGTAGGAAAAAAATTTCCAAACTTAACTGTTGACGCCATGAACGAAATGGGCGACACATTCAAAGTCAATGTTTTGGAAGAAGCAGTTAACAATAAAAAGAAAGTTGTACTGTTTTGGTACCCGAAAGATTTCACATTTGTGTGTCCAACTGAATTACATGCTTTTGAAGCTGCTAAAGCTGAATTTGAAAAAAGAAATTGTATTGTTATTGGTGCATCGTGTGACACTCCAGAAGTACACTTTGCTTGGTTATCAACATCAAAAGACAATGGTGGGATCGAAGGAGTAACCTACCCTATTCTCGCAGATTCTAACCGAAACCTTTCTTCTACACTTGGGATTTTAGACATAACTAACGAAGAGTACAATGAGGAAACAGGTGTTGTTACTGTTGAAGGTGATAACGTAACGTACAGAGCCACCTATATTATTGACGAAAAAGGAACTGTAGTACACGAGAGTATCAATCATATGCCACTTGGGCGTAATGTTGCTGAATTCTTAAGATTGGTAGACGCATACACACACGTACAAGAAAAAGGTGAAGTTTGTCCAGCGAACTGGGAAGAAGGAAAAGACGCTATGCAAGCCAATGCAAAAAGTACTGCAGATTATTTATCGTCGCACTAA
- a CDS encoding DNA translocase FtsK, translating into MTRTSANKNKKKILPEITLTNPQRLVLGSFLVIFGLLIFISIVSYFFTGESDQSILNRFTSRDIQSNNWLSKIGAWISHFLVFKGFGIASFICSGLFIVSGVSVLMNTSKQRLFRHWVWGVLGIIWISITFGFAFQKLPNLGGSIGYQLNLFFQDYIGKIGTALLLLFCFICYIAIRFKVTPQQIAKLFTFKNKIKNDEEIINSPIQHTFDENEAEVVDEKSTTSAFEVPLKNLEPTIQKHSSIAKDEVQVEAVTGKDSGVKMEITVAEEEVSETDNLAAKLVEDFGEVDPTLELSKFVFPSLDLLKKYDSEGITIDQEELEDNKNRIVETLNNYKIGISSIKATVGPTVTLYEIIPDAGIRISKIKNLEDDIALSLSALGIRIIAPIPGRGTIGIEVPNKNATIVSMNSAVASQKFQKSEMELPIALGKTISNETFVVDLAKMPHLLMAGATGQGKSVGLNAVLTSLLYKKHPAEVKFVLVDPKKVELTLFNKIERHYLAKLPDSDDAIITDNTKVINTLNSLCIEMDNRYDLLKTAFCRNIKEYNTKFKARKLNPNDGHKFLPYIVLVVDEFADLIMTAGKEVETPIARLAQLARAIGIHLIIATQRPSVNVITGIIKANFPARIAFRVTSKIDSRTILDSSGADQLIGRGDMLYTQGNDLVRIQCAFVDTPEVERLTEFIGAQKAYASAYILPEYISEESGTSLDIDINDRDKLFREAAEVIVTAQQGSASLLQRKLKLGYNRAGRLIDQLEAAGIVGPFEGSKARQVLVSDLVALNQLLDNELL; encoded by the coding sequence ATGACCAGAACATCGGCCAACAAGAATAAGAAAAAAATCCTTCCAGAAATCACACTTACCAATCCACAAAGGCTAGTGCTTGGAAGTTTTTTGGTTATTTTTGGGTTACTTATCTTCATTTCTATTGTTTCTTACTTCTTCACGGGTGAAAGTGATCAAAGTATTTTAAATAGATTTACAAGCAGAGATATACAATCTAATAATTGGCTTAGTAAGATCGGGGCTTGGATCAGTCATTTTTTAGTTTTTAAGGGTTTTGGTATTGCTTCGTTTATATGCTCTGGCCTGTTCATTGTTTCTGGTGTCAGTGTTCTAATGAACACTTCCAAACAACGCTTATTTCGTCATTGGGTATGGGGTGTACTTGGCATCATTTGGATTTCAATAACATTTGGCTTTGCATTCCAAAAATTACCAAATCTTGGTGGGAGCATAGGATATCAATTAAATTTATTTTTCCAAGATTACATAGGTAAAATAGGTACTGCCCTGCTCCTATTGTTTTGTTTCATATGTTACATTGCCATTCGTTTCAAAGTTACTCCACAACAAATAGCTAAGCTTTTTACTTTTAAGAATAAAATAAAAAATGACGAAGAAATCATTAATTCGCCTATTCAACACACTTTTGATGAAAATGAAGCAGAGGTTGTTGATGAAAAATCAACAACCTCTGCTTTTGAGGTACCCCTAAAAAATTTAGAGCCAACAATACAAAAACATTCAAGCATAGCAAAAGATGAAGTTCAAGTTGAGGCCGTAACAGGTAAAGATTCTGGAGTCAAAATGGAAATTACTGTTGCAGAAGAAGAAGTTTCTGAAACCGATAATTTAGCTGCAAAGTTAGTTGAAGATTTTGGGGAAGTTGATCCAACACTAGAACTTTCAAAATTTGTATTTCCATCCTTAGACTTGCTTAAGAAATATGATTCTGAGGGTATAACTATTGATCAAGAAGAACTTGAGGATAACAAAAATAGAATTGTTGAAACCCTTAATAATTATAAAATTGGAATCAGTAGTATTAAAGCTACAGTAGGTCCAACCGTAACGCTTTACGAAATCATCCCAGATGCTGGAATTAGGATTTCTAAAATAAAAAATTTGGAGGATGACATAGCGCTCTCTCTATCAGCTTTGGGTATACGTATCATCGCACCAATTCCTGGGCGAGGAACAATAGGAATTGAAGTGCCAAATAAAAATGCAACTATAGTTTCGATGAATTCTGCAGTGGCCTCTCAAAAATTTCAAAAATCAGAGATGGAATTACCCATTGCTTTGGGCAAAACAATCAGCAATGAGACATTTGTTGTAGATCTTGCAAAGATGCCACACTTGCTCATGGCAGGTGCTACGGGTCAAGGTAAATCCGTAGGGCTTAATGCTGTTCTCACTTCTCTGCTCTACAAAAAACATCCTGCCGAAGTCAAATTTGTTTTGGTCGATCCGAAAAAAGTGGAATTAACTTTATTCAATAAAATTGAGCGGCACTATTTAGCTAAACTCCCCGATTCTGATGATGCGATTATAACAGACAATACAAAAGTGATAAACACCTTAAACTCTTTGTGTATTGAAATGGATAATCGTTACGATTTGCTCAAGACTGCGTTTTGTAGAAATATCAAAGAATACAATACAAAATTTAAGGCCCGTAAGTTGAACCCCAATGACGGGCATAAATTTTTACCCTATATTGTTTTGGTTGTCGACGAATTTGCGGATTTAATCATGACTGCTGGAAAGGAAGTTGAAACTCCTATTGCGCGATTGGCACAGTTGGCCCGTGCAATTGGAATTCATTTAATTATAGCTACCCAACGTCCTTCAGTCAACGTGATAACAGGAATTATAAAAGCAAACTTTCCAGCCCGAATAGCTTTTAGAGTCACTTCAAAGATTGACTCAAGAACTATTTTGGATAGCTCTGGCGCTGATCAATTAATTGGTCGAGGCGATATGCTGTACACGCAAGGGAACGATTTGGTGCGTATACAATGTGCTTTTGTCGACACCCCTGAAGTAGAACGCTTAACAGAGTTTATTGGCGCGCAAAAGGCCTATGCCAGTGCATATATTCTACCTGAGTATATTAGTGAAGAATCTGGCACAAGTCTTGATATTGATATAAACGACAGGGACAAATTGTTTCGTGAGGCTGCTGAAGTGATCGTAACTGCTCAACAAGGATCTGCTTCTTTATTACAACGTAAATTGAAACTTGGATATAACCGTGCAGGGCGACTTATTGATCAATTAGAAGCCGCTGGTATAGTTGGCCCATTTGAAGGCAGTAAAGCACGACAAGTTTTAGTTTCTGATTTAGTTGCATTAAATCAATTATTAGACAATGAACTTTTATAA
- a CDS encoding DUF6952 family protein translates to MKLPVIKQLNKFIQDNDEDYIIETLETLESLTEVPSLKDEELDVIGELISNMYGALEVHKMIKSGTPEKDALNAFMKRVLGSIDK, encoded by the coding sequence ATGAAATTGCCAGTCATTAAACAACTTAATAAATTCATTCAAGACAATGATGAAGATTACATCATTGAAACTTTAGAAACTTTGGAAAGCTTAACGGAAGTTCCTAGCTTAAAAGATGAAGAATTAGATGTTATTGGCGAGTTGATTTCAAACATGTATGGCGCTTTGGAAGTACATAAAATGATTAAATCTGGTACACCAGAAAAGGATGCACTAAATGCATTTATGAAACGGGTTTTAGGTTCAATAGACAAATAA
- a CDS encoding TIGR00730 family Rossman fold protein — MRLQQHKSWNEIKTNDSWAIFKVMGEFVTGFERMSKIGPCVSIFGSARTKTDDKYYTLAVEIAKAIVESGYGVITGGGPGIMEAGNKGAKLAKGTSVGLNIDLPFEQHDNPYIDSDKSLDFDYFFVRKVMFVKYSQGFVVMPGGFGTLDELFEAITLIQTNKIEKFPIILVGSSYWKGLVEWIKKTLRDEYKTISQKDLDLIHTVDSPEEVTAILDAFYKQYQLSPNF; from the coding sequence ATGAGACTGCAACAACACAAAAGCTGGAACGAAATAAAAACTAACGACTCCTGGGCCATTTTTAAAGTTATGGGGGAATTTGTTACCGGGTTTGAACGAATGAGTAAAATTGGGCCCTGTGTATCCATTTTTGGTTCAGCCAGAACTAAAACAGATGACAAATACTACACCTTGGCTGTAGAAATAGCTAAGGCTATTGTTGAATCTGGTTATGGCGTTATTACTGGTGGTGGACCAGGTATTATGGAGGCAGGAAATAAAGGGGCTAAACTCGCCAAAGGAACTTCTGTTGGATTAAATATTGATTTACCTTTTGAGCAACATGATAATCCGTATATAGATTCTGATAAAAGTCTAGATTTTGATTACTTCTTTGTGCGGAAAGTTATGTTTGTTAAATATTCTCAAGGTTTTGTAGTGATGCCAGGTGGTTTTGGAACTTTAGACGAACTCTTTGAGGCAATAACCTTGATCCAAACCAATAAAATTGAGAAATTCCCTATCATTCTCGTTGGAAGTTCCTACTGGAAAGGATTAGTAGAATGGATTAAAAAAACACTTCGCGACGAATACAAAACGATCAGTCAAAAAGACTTAGATTTGATTCACACTGTCGATTCGCCAGAAGAAGTAACAGCGATATTGGACGCCTTTTACAAACAATATCAACTCAGCCCAAATTTCTAA
- a CDS encoding thioredoxin family protein, whose protein sequence is MMQELTQDNLKTVVSEHDTVVVQYSATWCGNCRIMKPKMKKLAAENPNISFIVADAEKFPESRSLAKVDNLPTFATFKGGAFVNQVQTNKFDVLKTLVDEIASH, encoded by the coding sequence ATAATGCAAGAACTCACTCAAGACAATCTTAAAACTGTAGTATCGGAGCACGATACTGTGGTAGTGCAGTATTCTGCCACTTGGTGTGGAAATTGTCGAATTATGAAGCCAAAAATGAAAAAATTGGCTGCAGAAAACCCAAACATCAGCTTTATTGTAGCCGATGCCGAAAAATTTCCAGAAAGCCGTAGTCTGGCTAAAGTAGACAACTTGCCCACCTTTGCTACGTTTAAAGGCGGTGCATTTGTAAACCAAGTTCAGACTAATAAATTTGACGTTCTAAAAACACTAGTCGATGAAATTGCCAGTCATTAA
- a CDS encoding LolA family protein, translating into MNFYKKNILFCTLFSIGTLFAQNKDPQAKQLLNQVNKKVESYENIQISFKYVLENEAENIRQETKGKVTLEDDKYVLDILGIKRVFDGVKLYTISPEDEEVTISTENPDEDNTIAPSKLLSFYESGYNYSMDIIQEKFGRKIQYIKLIPIDSNSEIKYALLGIDTLTKHIYNLIEIGSNDTKTTLTVLDFKTNAPLSQSFFNFDAARYSDYYINNLD; encoded by the coding sequence ATGAACTTTTATAAAAAAAATATTTTATTTTGTACACTATTTTCTATTGGAACACTATTCGCACAGAACAAAGACCCGCAGGCGAAGCAGTTGCTTAACCAGGTCAACAAAAAGGTAGAGTCCTATGAAAATATCCAAATTTCGTTCAAGTATGTACTTGAGAACGAGGCAGAAAACATACGTCAGGAAACCAAAGGAAAAGTAACCTTAGAAGACGATAAGTATGTCCTTGATATTCTGGGTATTAAACGTGTTTTTGATGGCGTCAAATTATACACAATAAGTCCGGAAGATGAGGAAGTAACTATTTCTACTGAAAACCCAGATGAAGATAATACCATAGCACCGAGTAAATTACTTTCATTTTATGAGTCAGGATACAATTATTCAATGGATATTATTCAGGAAAAATTTGGACGAAAAATCCAGTACATAAAACTAATTCCAATTGACTCAAATTCTGAAATTAAATATGCTCTGCTAGGAATTGACACTTTGACTAAGCATATCTATAATTTAATTGAAATCGGTTCTAATGACACAAAAACAACACTTACTGTGTTGGATTTCAAAACAAATGCTCCCCTATCCCAATCTTTTTTTAACTTTGATGCTGCGCGCTACAGTGATTATTACATCAATAATTTAGATTAG